Proteins encoded together in one Nostoc sp. PCC 7524 window:
- a CDS encoding FecCD family ABC transporter permease — MTRATTASPRNWNTPTISPLVGLILGILILLTCLVYSVTLGAAEIPLNKILESFITFDGSYEHLVIQTVRLPRSLVALLVGSSLAVAGALMQGLTRNPLADPGILGIESGAALAVVTTIFVFGSSSLSVLTIMAFLGAGATAILVYLLGSLGKGGATPLNITVAGAALTALISSLTTAILIVSQRTLEEIRFWLAGSLAGRDFDILLSALPFVVIGLVVAFALGRQITTMSLGEDVAKGLGQQTAWVKITTAISVVLLAGSSVSLAGPIGFIGLVVPHMVRFFIKADYRWILPYSAVVGATLLLVADVAARILLKPQELPVGVMTALVGAPFFVYLAKSKVKK, encoded by the coding sequence ATGACAAGAGCAACCACAGCATCACCTAGAAATTGGAATACACCAACAATCTCGCCATTAGTAGGTCTGATTCTGGGCATACTGATTCTGCTAACTTGCTTGGTGTATAGTGTTACATTGGGTGCAGCAGAAATACCGTTAAACAAGATTCTGGAATCCTTTATCACCTTTGATGGTTCTTATGAACATTTAGTGATTCAGACGGTGAGATTACCGCGATCGCTTGTCGCGCTACTGGTAGGATCATCCTTGGCAGTCGCCGGTGCATTAATGCAAGGTTTGACACGTAACCCCTTAGCAGATCCAGGAATTTTAGGTATTGAGTCAGGAGCAGCATTAGCTGTAGTTACTACAATTTTTGTGTTTGGTAGCTCCTCTTTGAGTGTTTTAACGATTATGGCCTTTTTGGGTGCAGGAGCGACAGCTATATTAGTCTACCTCCTTGGTTCGCTAGGAAAGGGAGGAGCTACACCATTAAATATCACCGTAGCAGGTGCAGCGTTGACGGCTCTGATTTCTTCCCTCACCACGGCTATTCTCATCGTCAGTCAACGCACCTTAGAAGAAATTAGATTTTGGTTAGCTGGTTCTTTAGCTGGACGGGATTTCGACATCTTATTGTCAGCATTACCTTTCGTCGTCATTGGCTTAGTAGTAGCCTTTGCCCTGGGTAGACAAATTACAACCATGAGTCTGGGCGAAGATGTGGCTAAAGGCTTGGGTCAACAGACAGCTTGGGTCAAAATTACGACTGCCATCAGTGTGGTTTTACTGGCGGGAAGTTCAGTCTCTTTAGCTGGGCCAATCGGCTTTATTGGCTTAGTCGTTCCCCACATGGTGAGGTTTTTCATCAAAGCTGATTACCGTTGGATTTTGCCATACTCCGCAGTGGTGGGTGCAACTTTACTTTTAGTTGCAGATGTGGCGGCGCGTATATTACTCAAACCCCAGGAATTACCTGTGGGAGTAATGACAGCATTGGTTGGCGCACCCTTTTTTGTCTACTTGGCTAAATCAAAGGTGAAGAAATGA